One genomic window of Salipiger abyssi includes the following:
- a CDS encoding NAD-dependent succinate-semialdehyde dehydrogenase — translation MKDLMNLTLKDPSLLETRAYVNGAWIEGEARFDVFDPATGKLVASVADLDVAATARAVEAAHAAGPGWAAMTGKERAAILRRWHDLMFENADDLATILTAEMGKPWAEARGEILYGASFIEWFAEEAKRIYGDVIPGHQRDTRIMVLKQPVGVVGSITPWNFPNAMIARKVGPALAAGCTFVARPAELTPLSALSMAVLAERAGLPAGVFNVIPSTDASGVGKELCANTKVRKITFTGSTRVGKILMEQAAGTIKKMSLELGGNAPFIVFDDADVDAAVEGAMIAKFRNNGQTCVCANRIYVQSGIYDAFAEKLKDAVRQLHVGNGFEEGVTTGPLINEAAVAKVEAHIADAVGKGATVSTGGARSNAGGAFFAPTVLTGVTRDMLVCREETFGPLAALVRFETEAEVIDMANDSEFGLAAYFYANDLSRVWRVAEALESGMVGVNTGLISTEVAPFGGIKQSGLGREGSKYGIEDFLELKNVCFGGIT, via the coding sequence ATGAAAGACCTGATGAATCTGACCCTGAAAGACCCCAGCCTTCTGGAAACCCGCGCCTATGTGAACGGCGCATGGATCGAGGGCGAGGCGCGCTTTGACGTGTTTGATCCCGCGACCGGGAAGCTTGTTGCCTCGGTTGCAGATCTGGATGTGGCTGCAACGGCGCGGGCGGTGGAGGCGGCGCATGCCGCCGGCCCCGGCTGGGCTGCGATGACCGGCAAGGAGCGCGCGGCGATCCTGCGTCGCTGGCACGATCTGATGTTTGAGAACGCGGACGATCTGGCCACGATCCTGACCGCCGAGATGGGCAAGCCCTGGGCGGAGGCGCGTGGAGAGATCCTATATGGCGCCTCCTTTATCGAATGGTTCGCGGAAGAGGCCAAGCGCATCTATGGCGACGTGATCCCCGGCCATCAGCGCGACACCCGGATCATGGTTCTGAAACAGCCCGTGGGTGTCGTCGGCTCCATCACCCCGTGGAATTTCCCCAACGCGATGATCGCGCGCAAGGTCGGCCCTGCTTTGGCCGCCGGCTGCACCTTTGTCGCCCGCCCGGCGGAACTGACGCCGCTATCGGCGCTGTCCATGGCGGTTCTTGCCGAGCGCGCAGGCCTGCCCGCGGGTGTGTTCAACGTCATCCCGTCGACCGATGCCTCGGGCGTCGGCAAAGAGCTTTGCGCAAACACCAAAGTGCGGAAGATCACCTTCACCGGCTCCACCCGCGTGGGCAAAATCCTGATGGAGCAGGCGGCGGGCACGATCAAGAAGATGTCGCTCGAACTCGGCGGCAATGCGCCCTTCATCGTCTTCGACGACGCCGATGTCGATGCAGCGGTCGAGGGCGCCATGATCGCCAAGTTCCGCAATAATGGTCAAACCTGCGTCTGCGCCAACCGGATCTACGTGCAATCCGGCATCTACGACGCCTTTGCCGAAAAGCTGAAGGATGCTGTCCGGCAATTGCATGTCGGCAATGGCTTTGAAGAGGGTGTGACCACCGGCCCGCTGATCAACGAGGCCGCCGTCGCCAAGGTCGAGGCGCATATCGCCGACGCGGTCGGCAAGGGGGCCACGGTCAGCACCGGGGGCGCCCGATCGAACGCCGGCGGTGCCTTCTTTGCGCCGACCGTGCTGACGGGCGTGACCCGCGATATGCTGGTCTGCCGTGAGGAAACCTTTGGCCCGCTGGCGGCCCTCGTCCGGTTCGAAACAGAGGCCGAGGTGATCGACATGGCCAATGACAGCGAATTCGGCCTGGCCGCGTATTTCTACGCCAACGATCTCTCCCGCGTCTGGCGGGTCGCCGAGGCGTTGGAAAGTGGCATGGTCGGCGTGAACACCGGCCTGATCTCGACCGAGGTCGCGCCGTTCGGCGGGATCAAGCAATCGGGCCTCGGGCGCGAGGGATCGAAATACGGCATCGAGGATTTCCTCGAACTGAAGAACGTCTGCTTCGGCGGGATCACATGA
- a CDS encoding MFS transporter, translating to MSSEKNQDIFYKISINLLPFFFMGQLIMNIDRSGISYAALPMRDSIGLTPEAFGLAAGIFFVGYALIEIPSNLLLEKIGATRWVSGLIVCWGLTTGCLAFVTDSTSLILLRFLMGVFEGGYTPAMLYLITLWVPQARRGRAYSLFLLSVPLAGLVGGPISGFLLGIEYGGFEGWQWLFIVEGVVTVCFGVYWAMGVPNAPQQAKWLTEHQKTALLEELELERRAQNSREHGTSSLLQALKTPPVWIYSLGLFAMGMGMLGILMWLPQLIQHGFPSLTSLENGILAGVPFAFAMCTLYILGWTQDKTGDRRWHLATLGLTSGAALLLSLLSPSSVVAYAALCIAVSCSFTFAALWWPSPTSVLSATAAAGGLALINGVGNLGGFVGPYVAGLFFEGGEDGFMRTTAFFGIVMMIAGMWPIIFSKLFPSARELEARKANLEGDTVLEDDVDMGLQVPGRN from the coding sequence ATGTCATCAGAGAAGAACCAGGATATTTTCTATAAAATATCCATAAATTTGCTGCCATTCTTTTTCATGGGGCAGCTGATCATGAATATCGACAGATCCGGTATTTCCTATGCCGCTCTTCCGATGCGCGATTCCATCGGCCTGACTCCGGAAGCATTCGGTCTGGCGGCTGGCATTTTCTTTGTCGGATATGCGCTCATCGAAATACCGAGCAATCTTCTTCTGGAAAAAATCGGTGCGACGCGATGGGTGTCCGGGTTGATCGTCTGCTGGGGTCTCACCACCGGCTGCCTGGCTTTTGTTACCGATTCAACCAGCCTTATATTATTGCGTTTCCTTATGGGTGTTTTCGAAGGCGGATATACGCCGGCGATGCTTTATCTCATTACACTGTGGGTGCCGCAGGCGCGTCGGGGCCGGGCCTATTCGCTTTTCCTGCTTTCGGTGCCTCTCGCCGGTCTTGTCGGCGGGCCGATTTCCGGGTTCCTGCTCGGGATCGAATATGGCGGCTTCGAGGGATGGCAATGGCTGTTCATCGTCGAGGGCGTTGTCACCGTGTGCTTCGGTGTCTACTGGGCGATGGGCGTTCCCAATGCTCCGCAACAGGCGAAATGGCTGACAGAGCACCAGAAGACGGCGCTGTTGGAGGAGCTGGAGCTCGAACGCCGCGCGCAGAACTCGCGTGAACACGGCACGAGCAGCCTGCTCCAGGCGCTCAAAACGCCGCCGGTCTGGATCTACAGCCTTGGCCTCTTCGCCATGGGCATGGGGATGCTCGGCATCCTGATGTGGCTGCCGCAGCTCATTCAGCACGGGTTCCCGTCGCTGACCTCGCTCGAAAACGGCATCCTGGCCGGTGTGCCCTTCGCCTTTGCGATGTGTACGCTCTACATTCTGGGCTGGACCCAGGACAAGACGGGCGACCGGCGCTGGCACCTCGCCACGCTCGGCCTGACCTCGGGCGCCGCCCTGCTGCTGAGCCTGCTGAGCCCGTCTTCGGTCGTGGCCTATGCCGCTCTGTGTATCGCCGTCTCCTGTTCGTTCACCTTCGCGGCGCTCTGGTGGCCGTCGCCTACCAGCGTGCTGAGCGCGACAGCTGCCGCCGGTGGTCTCGCGCTGATCAACGGCGTGGGCAACCTGGGCGGTTTCGTCGGGCCCTATGTCGCCGGGCTCTTCTTCGAAGGCGGGGAAGACGGCTTCATGCGGACGACAGCTTTTTTCGGGATCGTGATGATGATCGCGGGGATGTGGCCGATCATCTTCAGCAAGCTGTTTCCCAGTGCGCGGGAGCTTGAGGCCAGAAAGGCAAATCTCGAGGGCGATACGGTTCTTGAGGACGATGTCGACATGGGGCTGCAAGTGCCTGGCCGAAACTAG
- a CDS encoding GcvT family protein: MSQHATKHLIIGGGIIGCSVAYHLARAGEKDVVVLEKAAITEGATWHAAGLVGQLRSSRNTTRMLKKSVELYDRLEAETGMAFDWKKVGSLRLAATKDRLLEAKRLATMAQSFDLEMHIITPDEAKDLFPYINAEGLEGAAFIPSDGHVDPASLCQAIAAGARRNGAQIRQGVKVLDFIVENGRVTGVETSEGTWTAETVTVAAGMWSREIGAKLGLHVPACAVEHQYIVTEPLPDTDSVKTLPTLRDPERLVYYKPDAGGRLVIGGYEEGTLPFGDDGIPGEFVRQLLPDNLDRFGPLAELAAEVTPVINEVGIRSVINGPIPYSADGDFVLGWQPGFDNLMMATGFLYGIAAGGGAGEMIAEWILEGRPSLDLWPLDVRRFSPHHGTRRFMYPRAVEHYEYHYKQRYPGQEYQTARNLRLSPLHDRLDEMGAIFGSKNGWERPLWFAPEGVEQKDQLAFIDPGYKKYVAEEHRAVREGVALIDQTSFSKFELIGPGALDLLQRLAACNMDKPVGAVIYAQFCNETGGTEADITITRTGEQSFYLVTGSGFGVHDSDWIRRHMPDDGSVHLIELTSGRAVINIVGPKAREVLQSVSENDLSNEAFPFATAQEIVVGMAVVRAARIGYVGELGWELHVPTEFARHVYDTLWEAGQAHDIRNVGYRAIESLRLEKGYIYWSGDLTPDYTPIEAGLGFRVHLKAKGDFMGRAVLEKQKTEGPEQMLCTFVTDAQLPVSGGEPILLNGETVSLATSAGRGYSVGKTILMGYLPKALAKETAFECVVFGDTHAVTRVDGPLYDPENKRLKA, encoded by the coding sequence ATGTCCCAACACGCGACGAAACACCTCATCATCGGCGGCGGCATTATCGGCTGTTCGGTCGCCTATCACCTCGCCCGCGCCGGCGAGAAGGATGTCGTGGTTCTCGAAAAGGCCGCGATCACCGAGGGGGCGACCTGGCATGCCGCCGGTCTCGTCGGTCAGCTCCGCTCCAGCCGCAACACCACGCGGATGCTGAAGAAATCCGTCGAGCTCTACGACCGGCTCGAGGCAGAGACCGGCATGGCCTTTGACTGGAAGAAAGTCGGCAGCCTGCGGCTCGCGGCCACCAAGGACCGGCTGCTGGAGGCCAAGCGGCTCGCCACCATGGCGCAGAGCTTCGATCTGGAGATGCATATCATCACGCCCGACGAGGCCAAGGATCTCTTCCCTTATATCAATGCCGAGGGGCTCGAAGGCGCGGCCTTCATCCCGTCCGACGGGCATGTGGACCCGGCCAGCCTCTGCCAGGCCATCGCCGCTGGCGCCCGCCGAAACGGCGCGCAGATCCGCCAGGGCGTGAAGGTGCTGGATTTCATCGTCGAGAACGGCCGGGTGACCGGGGTCGAAACCTCCGAGGGCACCTGGACCGCCGAGACGGTGACCGTCGCCGCCGGCATGTGGAGTCGCGAGATCGGCGCCAAGCTGGGGCTGCATGTGCCGGCCTGCGCCGTCGAGCACCAGTATATCGTGACCGAGCCGCTGCCCGATACCGACAGCGTCAAGACCCTGCCGACGCTGCGCGATCCGGAACGGCTGGTCTATTACAAACCCGATGCCGGCGGGCGGCTGGTGATCGGCGGCTACGAGGAGGGCACGCTGCCCTTTGGCGACGACGGCATTCCCGGAGAATTCGTGCGCCAGCTCTTGCCCGACAATCTCGACCGCTTCGGCCCGCTGGCCGAGCTTGCCGCCGAGGTCACGCCGGTGATCAACGAGGTGGGCATCCGCTCGGTCATCAACGGGCCGATCCCTTATTCGGCGGATGGCGATTTCGTGCTGGGCTGGCAGCCGGGCTTCGACAACCTGATGATGGCGACAGGTTTCCTCTACGGTATCGCCGCCGGCGGCGGGGCCGGCGAGATGATCGCCGAATGGATCCTCGAAGGCCGCCCGAGCCTCGATCTCTGGCCGCTGGATGTGCGCCGCTTCTCGCCGCATCACGGCACCAGGCGCTTTATGTATCCGCGCGCGGTGGAGCATTACGAATACCACTACAAACAGCGCTATCCGGGCCAGGAATATCAGACCGCCCGCAATCTGCGCCTGTCGCCGCTGCATGACCGGCTCGATGAAATGGGCGCGATCTTCGGCTCCAAGAACGGCTGGGAGCGCCCGCTCTGGTTCGCTCCGGAAGGCGTCGAGCAGAAAGACCAGCTCGCCTTTATCGATCCCGGTTACAAGAAATACGTCGCCGAAGAGCACCGCGCGGTGCGCGAGGGCGTGGCGCTGATCGACCAGACCTCTTTCTCGAAATTCGAGCTGATCGGCCCCGGCGCGCTCGACCTGCTGCAACGGCTGGCCGCCTGCAACATGGACAAGCCCGTGGGCGCGGTGATCTATGCGCAGTTCTGCAACGAGACCGGCGGCACCGAGGCGGATATCACCATCACCCGCACCGGCGAGCAGAGCTTCTATCTCGTCACCGGCTCGGGCTTTGGCGTGCATGACAGCGACTGGATCCGCCGCCACATGCCCGATGACGGTTCGGTGCATCTGATCGAGCTGACCTCGGGCCGCGCGGTGATCAATATCGTCGGGCCAAAGGCGCGCGAGGTGCTGCAAAGCGTGTCGGAAAACGATCTGTCGAACGAGGCCTTCCCCTTTGCCACCGCGCAGGAGATCGTCGTCGGCATGGCGGTCGTCCGGGCCGCGCGCATCGGCTATGTGGGCGAGCTCGGCTGGGAGCTGCATGTGCCCACGGAATTCGCCCGCCATGTCTATGACACGCTCTGGGAGGCGGGGCAGGCGCATGACATCCGCAATGTCGGCTACCGCGCCATCGAGAGCCTGCGGCTGGAGAAGGGCTATATCTACTGGTCGGGCGATCTGACGCCGGATTACACGCCCATCGAGGCCGGTCTGGGCTTTCGTGTGCATCTGAAGGCCAAGGGCGATTTCATGGGCCGCGCGGTGCTGGAAAAGCAGAAGACCGAAGGCCCTGAACAGATGCTCTGCACCTTCGTAACAGATGCGCAGCTGCCGGTGTCGGGCGGCGAGCCGATCCTGCTGAACGGCGAGACGGTGTCGCTCGCCACCTCCGCCGGGCGCGGTTATTCGGTCGGGAAAACCATCCTGATGGGGTACCTTCCCAAGGCGCTTGCCAAGGAGACCGCCTTCGAATGCGTCGTTTTCGGCGACACACATGCCGTCACCCGCGTCGACGGCCCGCTTTACGATCCGGAAAACAAACGCCTCAAGGCGTAA
- a CDS encoding 4-aminobutyrate--2-oxoglutarate transaminase, protein MLNAEISARRDAAISRGVGMQTQVYVERASGSEVWDVEGKRYIDFAAGIAVVNTGHCHPKAMEAVRRQSEAFTHTCHQVLPYENYIRLAERLNDKVPGDFEKKTVFVTTGAEAVENAIKVARAATGRNAIIAFGGGFHGRTFMGMSLTGKVAPYKKGFGAMMPDVFHVPFPVELHGTSTVDALAGIEKLFKADLDPDRVAAIILEPVQGEGGFYPAPAELMRALRDLCDTHGILLIADEVQTGFARTGHLFAMEGYDVAADITTMAKGLAGGLPLAALTGRAEIMDAAAPGGLGGTYGGNPLGIAAAHAVLDVIEEENLCNRANILGSRLKQRLNEIRSRVPEIVDVRGPGFMVAAEFNTADGSAPNPEMTNAIRAEALRRGLVLLTCGVHGNVIRFLAPLTIPEDVFAEALDILEASIDAVKGA, encoded by the coding sequence ATGCTGAATGCCGAAATCTCCGCCCGCCGCGACGCCGCCATCTCTCGGGGTGTCGGCATGCAGACGCAGGTCTATGTCGAACGTGCCTCCGGGTCGGAAGTCTGGGACGTCGAGGGCAAGCGCTATATCGACTTTGCCGCCGGGATCGCCGTGGTGAACACCGGCCATTGCCACCCTAAGGCGATGGAGGCGGTGCGCCGCCAATCCGAGGCCTTCACCCATACCTGCCATCAGGTCCTGCCTTACGAGAACTACATCCGGCTGGCCGAACGGCTGAACGACAAGGTGCCCGGCGATTTCGAGAAAAAGACCGTCTTTGTCACCACCGGGGCCGAGGCGGTAGAAAACGCCATCAAGGTCGCCCGCGCCGCCACCGGTCGCAACGCCATCATCGCCTTTGGCGGCGGCTTCCATGGCCGGACCTTCATGGGGATGAGCCTGACGGGCAAGGTCGCCCCCTATAAGAAGGGCTTCGGCGCGATGATGCCCGATGTCTTCCATGTGCCCTTCCCGGTCGAGCTGCATGGCACCTCCACGGTCGATGCGCTGGCGGGGATCGAAAAGCTGTTCAAGGCCGATCTCGACCCCGACCGCGTGGCCGCGATCATCCTTGAGCCGGTGCAGGGCGAGGGTGGCTTCTATCCCGCGCCCGCCGAATTGATGCGCGCCCTGCGCGACTTGTGCGACACCCATGGCATCCTGTTGATCGCGGATGAGGTGCAGACGGGTTTCGCGCGCACCGGTCACCTGTTCGCGATGGAGGGCTATGACGTCGCCGCCGACATCACGACCATGGCCAAAGGTCTGGCCGGGGGCCTGCCGCTTGCCGCGCTCACCGGCCGGGCCGAGATCATGGACGCCGCGGCCCCCGGCGGGCTGGGGGGCACCTATGGCGGCAACCCCCTGGGCATCGCCGCCGCCCATGCGGTGCTGGACGTGATCGAGGAAGAAAACCTCTGCAATCGCGCCAATATCCTTGGATCGCGTCTGAAACAGCGGCTCAACGAAATCCGGTCGCGAGTGCCGGAAATTGTCGATGTGCGCGGCCCCGGTTTCATGGTCGCGGCAGAGTTCAACACCGCCGATGGCAGCGCGCCGAACCCCGAAATGACCAATGCCATTCGCGCTGAAGCGCTCAGACGCGGGCTCGTTCTGCTGACCTGCGGGGTCCACGGCAACGTGATCCGTTTCCTCGCGCCGCTGACCATCCCCGAGGACGTCTTTGCCGAAGCGCTCGACATTCTGGAGGCGTCGATCGACGCTGTGAAAGGGGCCTGA
- a CDS encoding LysR family transcriptional regulator: protein MTSWNNLDLNLLKIFDAIYQEQSVSAAADRLGMTQPTVSNALSRLRQALGDQLFVRTRQGMEPTLLAQSIAGSVQQGLKEISTSIRQGMPFDPLETERTFTMLCTDVGEETYVAAMMKVLETSAPYIDIKVLEAPLDECESLLEYGYADFAIGRLEISDRHMREHIASCSYSVLLCADYAEAIGVAEGEVIPFDLYLAQRHVNVLPRATPLNQHPVDLALRDCDGQRRIVLTLPHTSVLSEILPGTTLLATVPEPAVAPVRSKARLVRARLPFETAPLDILLIWHRRQQLDKGHSWMRSQIRSLPMSSWNMKDMRVPV, encoded by the coding sequence GTGACCAGCTGGAACAATCTGGACCTTAACCTACTGAAAATATTCGATGCGATATATCAGGAGCAGAGCGTTTCCGCAGCTGCGGACAGGCTCGGCATGACGCAACCGACCGTGTCCAACGCATTGAGCCGGCTGCGGCAGGCGCTTGGCGATCAGCTTTTCGTCCGTACGCGCCAGGGTATGGAGCCCACCCTGCTGGCCCAGTCGATTGCCGGCTCCGTTCAACAGGGGCTCAAGGAAATCTCGACCTCGATCCGGCAGGGGATGCCCTTCGATCCGTTGGAGACCGAGCGGACCTTCACCATGCTGTGTACCGATGTGGGCGAGGAGACCTATGTCGCCGCGATGATGAAAGTGCTCGAGACGTCGGCGCCGTATATTGATATCAAGGTATTGGAAGCGCCGCTCGACGAGTGCGAGAGCCTGCTCGAATACGGCTATGCGGATTTCGCCATCGGGCGGCTTGAGATCTCCGATCGGCACATGCGGGAACATATCGCCAGTTGCAGCTATTCCGTGCTGCTTTGTGCCGATTATGCCGAAGCGATTGGCGTAGCCGAAGGCGAAGTCATTCCGTTCGACCTCTATCTCGCGCAGCGGCATGTGAATGTCCTGCCCCGCGCCACGCCGTTGAATCAGCATCCGGTGGATCTGGCTCTGCGGGATTGCGACGGCCAACGCCGGATCGTCCTGACACTGCCGCATACATCGGTGCTGTCAGAGATCCTTCCCGGCACCACACTTCTGGCCACTGTGCCGGAGCCGGCCGTCGCCCCGGTCCGCTCCAAAGCCCGCCTGGTGCGGGCCAGGCTGCCGTTCGAGACGGCGCCTCTGGATATTCTGCTGATCTGGCATCGCCGCCAGCAGCTGGACAAGGGCCATAGCTGGATGCGGTCTCAGATCCGGTCCCTGCCGATGAGTTCCTGGAACATGAAGGACATGCGCGTCCCGGTGTAG
- a CDS encoding choline/ethanolamine kinase family protein, with protein MPENHKTIILKALAQTPGYADLPESALTITRQGGLTNLVFRVDAEGMTPVVVRVPGAGTEEYIDRAAELANAQAAARAGVSPQILYSAPEEGLLVMDCVENIVTMTPENFASIAGSPARAGAALRQLHGSGEVFAGRFELFAMIEEYLAVLGKKGNVQLPEGYHDVVASAGPIREALDANPAELAPCHCDPLCENFLDDGEKMWIVDFEYGGMNDPLWDLGDLSVEGHFTDAMDREMLEAYFGRSPTAAEMGRVVVYKAMCDLLWTLWGLIQFADGNTAEDFWDYATTRFARCKALMNTPSFDTHVAALRG; from the coding sequence ATGCCGGAAAACCACAAAACCATCATCCTCAAAGCCCTGGCGCAGACGCCGGGCTATGCCGATCTGCCCGAGAGCGCGCTGACCATCACCCGTCAGGGCGGGCTGACCAATCTGGTCTTTCGCGTCGATGCCGAAGGGATGACGCCGGTCGTCGTGCGCGTGCCGGGCGCCGGGACCGAGGAATATATCGACCGTGCCGCCGAGCTCGCCAATGCCCAGGCGGCGGCGCGTGCGGGCGTGTCGCCGCAGATCCTTTACAGTGCGCCCGAAGAGGGGCTGCTGGTGATGGATTGCGTCGAGAACATCGTCACGATGACGCCGGAGAATTTCGCCAGCATCGCCGGCAGCCCCGCCCGCGCCGGTGCCGCGCTGCGCCAGCTCCACGGCTCGGGCGAGGTCTTTGCCGGCCGGTTCGAGCTGTTCGCGATGATCGAGGAATATCTCGCGGTGCTGGGCAAAAAGGGCAACGTGCAACTGCCCGAGGGCTATCACGACGTGGTCGCCTCTGCCGGGCCGATCCGCGAGGCGCTGGATGCCAACCCGGCCGAGCTTGCGCCCTGCCATTGCGATCCGCTCTGCGAGAATTTTCTCGATGACGGTGAAAAGATGTGGATCGTCGATTTCGAATATGGCGGCATGAACGATCCGCTCTGGGATCTGGGCGATCTCAGCGTCGAGGGCCACTTCACCGACGCGATGGACCGGGAGATGCTGGAGGCCTATTTCGGGCGCAGTCCGACAGCCGCCGAGATGGGCCGGGTCGTTGTCTACAAGGCGATGTGCGATCTGCTCTGGACGCTCTGGGGCCTGATCCAGTTCGCCGACGGCAACACCGCCGAGGATTTCTGGGACTACGCAACCACGCGCTTTGCCCGCTGCAAGGCGTTGATGAATACGCCGTCTTTCGACACGCATGTCGCGGCTCTGCGCGGCTGA
- a CDS encoding flavin-containing monooxygenase, translating into MTEIENVLIVGSGGNAIAVAARLAEAGITDYRVITAHGDYGGAWWVNRYPGCGVDTPALDYQLECALGTPWTREFPMQPEILAYFQKVARDLGMYERTEFEVEMTSCRWDEARAAWEVETTRGPRRARHLILATGFLDDAVSNVIPGYDSFRGRYFHSQHWPSGYTGEGDRIAVIGSGSSGLQIVPAMQRAGAEVVVFQRTPNWILPQNQKVFTEEERAFIATNIDHIRKKRRENEEWRRAGYRADLELDPDADREAMFAEIEAQALAFLEQEVPDPELRKLLTPDYNFGCKRPGMSDDWFRALQQPNVELVPEAASAITEDGVVSRSGRAFEVDTIVMATGFRWGTSILDRVQRRDGLSVAEAQGGHPRAYKGIQVSMCPNLFLVGGGPNGRAKSLGGLRTGEIASHYIVTAIAHMEHAGVAALEVLEEAETEWKQRADTINARGAYSSGQCTNYLTDDFGNNMADWPGDDLDQIAQHTVFVAEHYREPSSAPVSKTRGEEETPQLSAAMR; encoded by the coding sequence ATGACAGAAATCGAGAACGTCCTTATCGTCGGCTCCGGCGGCAACGCAATCGCCGTCGCGGCGCGGCTCGCCGAGGCGGGCATCACCGATTACCGGGTCATCACCGCGCATGGCGATTACGGCGGCGCGTGGTGGGTCAACCGCTACCCCGGATGCGGCGTGGACACGCCGGCGCTGGACTATCAGCTCGAATGCGCGCTCGGCACGCCCTGGACCCGGGAATTCCCGATGCAACCGGAAATCCTCGCTTATTTCCAGAAGGTTGCCCGTGATCTCGGGATGTATGAGCGGACCGAATTCGAGGTCGAAATGACGTCGTGCCGCTGGGACGAGGCGCGCGCGGCCTGGGAGGTCGAGACGACGCGCGGGCCCCGCCGGGCGCGGCATCTGATCCTGGCGACCGGCTTTCTCGACGATGCGGTCAGCAATGTCATTCCCGGCTATGACAGCTTTCGCGGGCGCTATTTCCACTCGCAGCACTGGCCCTCGGGCTATACCGGCGAGGGCGACCGGATCGCTGTCATCGGCAGCGGATCGTCCGGCCTTCAGATCGTGCCGGCGATGCAGAGGGCCGGCGCCGAGGTCGTGGTCTTTCAGCGCACGCCGAACTGGATCCTGCCGCAGAACCAGAAAGTCTTCACCGAGGAAGAGCGCGCGTTCATCGCGACGAATATCGACCATATCCGCAAGAAGCGGAGGGAGAACGAGGAGTGGCGCCGGGCCGGCTATCGCGCGGATCTCGAACTCGACCCCGATGCCGATCGGGAGGCCATGTTTGCAGAGATCGAGGCGCAGGCCCTCGCCTTTCTGGAGCAGGAGGTCCCCGACCCCGAGCTGCGCAAGCTGCTGACTCCGGATTACAATTTCGGCTGCAAGCGACCGGGCATGAGCGACGACTGGTTCCGCGCCCTGCAACAGCCCAATGTGGAGCTGGTGCCCGAGGCCGCCAGCGCGATCACCGAGGACGGCGTGGTCTCGCGCAGCGGGCGGGCCTTCGAGGTGGACACGATCGTGATGGCCACGGGCTTCCGCTGGGGGACCAGCATTCTCGACCGTGTGCAGCGCCGCGACGGGCTCAGCGTGGCCGAGGCGCAGGGCGGGCATCCGCGGGCCTACAAGGGCATTCAGGTCAGCATGTGCCCCAACCTGTTCCTGGTCGGCGGCGGCCCCAACGGGCGTGCCAAATCGCTGGGCGGCCTGCGCACCGGCGAGATCGCCAGCCACTACATCGTCACCGCCATCGCGCATATGGAGCACGCGGGTGTTGCCGCGCTGGAGGTGCTGGAGGAGGCGGAAACCGAGTGGAAGCAGCGCGCCGATACGATCAATGCGCGCGGGGCCTACAGCTCGGGCCAATGCACGAACTATCTCACGGACGATTTCGGCAACAACATGGCCGACTGGCCGGGCGACGATCTCGACCAGATCGCGCAGCACACGGTCTTTGTCGCCGAACATTATCGCGAGCCGTCATCGGCGCCGGTTTCGAAGACACGCGGCGAGGAGGAGACGCCGCAGCTTTCGGCTGCCATGCGGTGA